TCTGGCAATATACTTCCCCCTTGACGCTAGAATACCCGCATTTAGCGCTTCTACGAAACCTCCTCGGCCTTCATTGACTATTATGCGCAAACGTCTATCGGTCTTAAATTCTTCAAGGGCGTCAAACATCGACTTGTCAAGCGACATCCCGTCAACATCTACAATCAGTAGTAACTCCAAGCTTGCCAAAGTCTGTCTTAGCACACTCGCGACACTTTGCTTCAAAAATGCAGGGTTACATTTGAAAACTGGCATTACAACAGAAACTAAAGGCTTTTCCGTTTTAATCAATGTCTAGCTTGCTCTTTGCACACGCATACTTTTGGCAAATCGGTACCATTTAACTGTTCTTTTGAGCCCTTCTTTGAAATCGGTTTTGCCTTCAAAGCCAAATTCTTCTTCAGCTTTGCTGGTTTCAAGACATCTCCTCGGTTGCCCGTCCGGCTTTGAAGGGTCCCATACAATTTTCCCTTTGTACTCAGTAAGCTCCGCTATTAAATCGACAAGCTCTTTTATTATGATCTCCTTACCTGCCCCTAGATTCACAGGGGCTGGTTTGTTATATTTCTCAGTTGCTAAAAGAATGCCTTCAGCAGCGTCTTCCACATACAAAAACTCTCTAGAAACTTTTCCCGTACCCCAAACGACAACTTCGTTTCTACCCTCTAACTTCGCATCTACCATCTTCTTTATGAGCGCCGGGATCACATGTGACTGTTCAGGGTCAAAATTATCTCTCGGACCATACAAATTAACTGGCAACAGAAAAATAGCATTAAAACCATATTGCCATCTGTAGGCTTGAGCCTGAACTAGTAGAATTTTCTTAGCAATACCATAGGGCGCATTTGTTTCTTCTGGATACCCATTCCACAAGTCTTCCTCTTTAAAGGGAACGGGAGTGTACTTCGGATATGCACACACTGTTCCTATTG
The nucleotide sequence above comes from Candidatus Bathyarchaeota archaeon. Encoded proteins:
- a CDS encoding GDP-L-fucose synthase, which encodes MRTGFWDDKKILVTGGAGFLGSFIVEKLIKEREVNLGNIKVPRSKDVDLRKWENCVKAVNDVDVVIHLAAKVGGIGFNKKYPATLFYDNAIMGIQLMEAARQEGVQKFVAIGTVCAYPKYTPVPFKEEDLWNGYPEETNAPYGIAKKILLVQAQAYRWQYGFNAIFLLPVNLYGPRDNFDPEQSHVIPALIKKMVDAKLEGRNEVVVWGTGKVSREFLYVEDAAEGILLATEKYNKPAPVNLGAGKEIIIKELVDLIAELTEYKGKIVWDPSKPDGQPRRCLETSKAEEEFGFEGKTDFKEGLKRTVKWYRFAKSMRVQRAS